A region of the Exiguobacterium aurantiacum DSM 6208 genome:
GAAATACGGCGTCATGCACGTATCGACGGCGTTCAACTTCTCAAAGAAGCTTGAAGACCGCGGTTTGCTCACGTTCTCTAAAAAAGAGACGGACAAACGTAATACGTACGTCCAGTTGACGCCTGAAGGCGAGGCGCTCCTGCTTGAGACGATTCACGCCTTCGACCCGGAAGAGAACGGTGTTTTCCGTGCCTCGCTCCCGCTTCAAGAGTTATACGGGAAATATCCTGACTTGACCGACATCACCGCGATCGTCCGCCGTCTCTATGGCGACAACTTCATGGATATCTTCGCTGAGACGTCGAAAATGATCACCGAAGAAGCCGGACGCCGTCCGGAAGAAGACGAGGTCACGAAAGAAGCTTGACCTGCTGATAAAGCGGCTCCGTCACATCAAGCTCGATTTGTTGCTTGACACACGCGGCTAAAATTTTCTCAGGATCAAGCGCCGGATGTAACATACCGACGAAACTGACGAGCAGTGGCTCTACGGACGAGAGACCGTACCGCCCTTGCTCGTTTTGTTGTTGCCGGATTTCCTCCAATAACGTGTGGAAGGCTTCCACATCCTCTTTCGTCAAATTCGCCCGGATGATTTCATATTCAAACGGACGATCCGACCAGTCGACCGATTTCATCAACAGCTCCATCTGGTATGACAATTGTTTGACTTTCTCTTCTAACGACACGTTTCCCACCCCATCATTTCACATTCTCTTTCATCATTATACGATACGTTTGTGTGCTATGATACGGTACAGGTAACAGAACAGCTGTCATGATTAGGAAAATGTGATATAGTCGGACATAAGAAACTTATAGATTTTTAGGGGTGGAATATATGTCAAACGGAATGACGAATGAACCAAAAAAACAAGATAAGAAATTTTCAACGGGCGCCCTCGTCGGCGCATCTGCTCTCGCACTCGTAATCGGTGCAGGCGGTACGTACGCAGCGACGAACGGCGGCGGCGCATCAGATGACTCAACTGTCGTCTCATTCGAAGGCGGCGAGATCACACGCGGTGAAATCGCGAATATGAGTTACGACCGCATGGTCCCGCAACTCGCGTTCCAAGAAACGATGAACGAGCTCCTTGAGAAAGAATACGGCGACAAAGTCGAACAAGATAAAGTCGACGAAGAGTACAGCAAAACTGAAGAGCAGTTCAACTCGAAAGAAGAGTTCGAGCAAGCGATTCAACAAGCCGGCATGACAGGCACAGACGAGTTTAAAGAAGCCCTTCGCGGCCAAATGCTCGTCGATGCAGCGAAATCTGAACTTGTCGATGTGACAGATGAAGAGATCGAAGCGCAATTCGCGAAAGAAAACGTTGAAGTCCAAGCGAGCCATATCCTCGTCGAGACAGAAGAAGAAGCACAAGACATCATCAAGCAATTGAACGACGGAGCGGACTTCGCTGAACTCGCTAAAGAGAAGTCGACAGATACCGGTTCAGGCGCACAAGGCGGCGATCTCGGCTACTTCTCAGCCGGCGCGATGGTCCCTGAGTTCGAAGAGTATTCGTTCCGTGAAGACGTCGTCGGTGAGATTTCTGAACCTGTTCAATCGCAGTTCGGTTACCACATCATCAAAGTCGTCGACCGGAAAGAGAAAGATCTCAAACTCGAAGACGAGAAAGATCGCATCCGTGAAGAACTCGCAGCCGAGAAAGCTGCATCGGTTGACGCGAACAAGATCTATGCCGAGTTGATCGAGAAGTATAACGTCGACGTGAAAGATGCGAAAGCATCACAACAGTTTGATGCAGTCAAGGAAGCTGTGAAAGCATCAGAAGAAGCACCAGCTGAAGAATCAACTGAACAATAAGCCAAAAACGGTCGCTCTCACAACGAGAGCGACCGTTTTTTCATAGGTTCGGTTTATAGAAAGCACGGTTGTCGAGCGCCATGACCCGTTCGGTGAACGTCCCCGGCTCGACGCCTTCGAACGCCTTGTCGAACATGTTCATCCGCGCATCGATGTTGTCGATGAAGAATAACATTTCCGCTTCCGGCAGTTGCGGTGCGTTCGCCGATCCCCACTCCGGCTTGCCGTGGTGGCTGAGGACGAGATGTTGCAACAATGTCACGACTTCACGGTCGGTGCCGAGTTCTCGCGCGATGACTTCAATTTCAGATGCCATCAATGACAAGTGTCCGAGCAGCTTTCCTTCGAGCGTGTATTCCGGTGTGATTGCGTCCGACAGCTCGATGACTTTCGCCAAGTCGTGTAAGACGACCCCTGAGACGAGCAGGTCCCGGTTCAACTGCGGATACAAGTCACACATCGTCTCGGCGAGCTTCAACATCGACATGACGTGGAACGCGAGACCCGAATAGACGGCGTGATGGTGGCGCACGGCAGCCGGGTACGTGAAGTACGCCTCTTCGTTGCGTTCGACGATTGCCTCGACGAGCTGTCGCATCCCATCATGACGAATCGACTCGATGTATGACCGGATCGTCGTCTCGAGTTCTGATTTCGCGACGGGTGCCGACCGGACGTACGGTGCGATATCCGTCTCACCCTCGATGATGGAAATTTGCTTCAGCTTCAATTGCGTCCGTCCGCGATAGTCCATCACTTCACCCGAAGCGTGAACAATCTTTTTCATCGCATATTTCTCCGTATCGGCACTGTCCCACAGCTTCGTCTCGATCTCCCCGCTCTCGTCACATAAAATGAGCGTTAAGTACGGTTTGCCGTTGCCGGCCAGTCCCCGGTAAGATTGTTTGATCATCACATATTGGTCTAACGTATCGCCCACTTTGAGCTGTCCGATTTTTGTCGCCAATGTTAGCACCTCTCTCTAATTCAGTACCTCCATCTTAACGAAACTTCTCGTGAGATGCCAACTTTCTTCTCAATTCGGGAATAGTTGAAAGAGAATCGAATTGGAGGAATAGAACATGAAGTGGAACTGGTACACACGGCCCGAGGAATCCGTGCACATCGACAATCGTTACGAGGAAGCGTACACGTATTGGCTCGATCAATTGACGACAGCGAACGTCACGAAAATCATCGTCGGCGAGAACTATATGTATGGCTCGCTCACCCTCGACTATGAACAGCTCGAACGTGAACCACAAAAGGTCGGACATTACTTTGTTGGGCCTGATTTCCTCTGGACGATCGGGTTTGGCGACTTGTTTTGTGAAGTCGTGAAGGCGAAACGTTACGAGACGCCGCTTGAGGCGTTTTATGAGTTGCTCGCTGAAAAGATGGACTACTATTTCCACGGCATCGACGAATACGAGGAACGGCTCATGATCGCACAGCGCGAGATGAGCGGGCAAGTACCGCCCGAGTTCATGAACGAGATCTTCGGGCTCCGCAGCGAGATCGAACGCTGGTCGGATACGGTCGTCCCGTATCGGGAACTTCTTCAGGCCGGTCGTGAGGCGTTCCTCGACTTGGACTTGAAGCAGATGAAGCCGTATCGACTCGCGACGTATCGAGTCGAACGACTGCTCGGATCGATTGAACACTATCAAGACGATGTCATCGCGATGACCGACCTCGCCGCGACGCTGTCAAACTTTCGCGGGAACGAGATCATGAAGGCGCTCACCGTCTTCACGGCGCTCACGACGCCTGTCGTCGCGTTCGGTGCCATCTGGGGAATGAACTTCAAAGAGATGCCCGAGCTCGACTGGCCGCTCGGGTACGTTTTCGCCTGGGCAATGATTCTCGTCTTCACCGTCGTCATTCAAGTATGGTTGAAACGGAAAAATTGGATCGGCTCGCTCTTGCAGTTCCCGACCCAAGTGAACACAAAGCAAGCCATTAGAAGACAAAAAGATAAAACAACGAACAAAAGTTCGGTATAATAGACGTATCCTATTTAATATAGAAAGGGGATATCCATGGATCGTCTCATCATCCACGTCGATATGGATGCGTTTTATGCATCTGTCGAACAGCGAGACCGTCCCCATTTAAGGGACAAGCCGGTCATCGTCGGCGGTGCGCCTCATAGTCGTGGCGTCGTCGCGACGTGTTCCTACGAGGCGCGAAAATACGGGGTTCATAGCGCCATGTCCTCGCGGCGTGCGTTCGCCCTTTGTCCGCAGGCGACGTTCGTCAAACCCCGTTTCCAGGCGTACCGTCAAGTGAGCGAGCAAGTGATGCGGATCTTCAAGTCCGTGACACCGCTCGTCGAACCGTTGTCGCTCGACGAAGCGTACTTGGACGTCACTGAGAACACACTCATGAGCACGTCCGGCACGTATGTGGCCCGCTATATTCTCGGGGAGATCAAACGCCAGACGGGACTCACCGCCTCGGCCGGCGTCGCCCCCTCAAAGTTCGTCGCTAAAATCGCTTCCGGTTTTGACAAGCCGAACGGGCTGACCGTCGTCACGGCGCCCGAAGTTGAAACGTTCCTTGCCCCGCTGTCGATCACCGCGATGCACGGCGTCGGAAAAGTGACAGCACAAATCTTATTCAAGCACGGCTTCGAGACGATCGCCGACCTGCAACGGGCAGACAGCGCGCAACTGAAAGCCATCTTCGGCCATGATCGCGGCATCCAACTGTATGAACTCGCCCACGGGCGCGACAGCAGACCGGTCGTCCCGACGCGTGAGCGGAAGTCGATCGGGTCTGAGACGACGTTCGCCTTCGACCTCGACGACCCGGAAGAAGTGTATGAGCGCGTCGTCCCGGAGATCGAGGACGTCTTGCGCCAGCTTGACCGTCGCGAGCTCAGTTGCCAGACGGTGACGATCAAAATCAAGACGAGCGAGTTTCAGGCACGCAGTCATCAGATCAAGTTGAACCACCCGACACACGACCATGATGAGATCAAGCGGCTCGCCCGTCGTCTGTTTGACGAGATGGGCATCAATGAACCGGTACGCTTGATCGGGATGACCGTCTCCGATTTGATTCCCCGCACCGAGTCGACGCGACAGCTCACATTCGAAGAGTTGACGACACCTCCCCTTGAAGAATGAATAGCCATTCAGTACAATGAAGACAAAGGGGGCAATGGAGATGGCACAGTATACGATCACCGCGTTCGAAAACGACGGCACCATCGTCTTGAATGAGACGCTCGAAGCGACGGACGACCACGAGGCGAAAGAGAAAGGGCTCTTACGGTTGCGAGAGGCGAACCATGAAGGGAAAGGGGCGCGCATCGTCCGGCACGGCCAAATGATATATTTCGAGCGCTGCAAGCTTCCTGGGAAGCTAAAAGGTACCGCATCGTGACATGAAGCGCCCTGGGCTCAACGAGCACCCGGGCGCTTTTCCATGATTAAAATGGGAACGTGATCAATATCGTAAGAATGGCGATAACGGCCGTCACGACTTGAAGCGGCAGGCCGACTTTGACAAAGTCTATGAACCGATAGCCCCCGATGCCGAACACCATCGCGTTCGTCGGCGAACCGAACGGGGTCATAAAGGCGAGCGACGCCGCGATAGCGACGGCGACGACGAGTGGTACCGGACTGACCTCGAGCGCCGTTGCGAGTGACAACGCCAGAGGTGCGAACAAGACGGCCGTCGCGGTGTTCGAGATGATCTGACTGAGGATCATCGTCGCCCCGAACACCGCGATGAGCACCCAAATCGGTCCAGACCGCCCGAACGACTCGCTGATCCACGTGACGAGCCACGCCATCACTCCCGCATTCTCGAGCGCTTTGCCGACCGGGATCATCGCCGCGATCAATAAGAGCGACGACCATTGAATCGATTGATAGGCGACGTCCATATGACGGACCGCACCGGTGAGCACCATCGCCAGCGCCGCCATCCAGACGGCGACGGTCGGGTCGACCCATTCGAAAACGAGCAGCGCGACCATTCCGGCCATGATGATACCGGCGGCGAGCTGATGCCGCTCCGATACGGCTCGGTTCGCCACGTCGGCCACCCGCTCATTCGCGAGCAGCAAGTGCGTCTCGTCTCCGACTTTCTCCAAGTCCCCCCACTCTCCTTGGGCGACGAGCATATCTCCTTGCTCGAGGCGAACGTCTTTCAATTTCGTCATCGCGATCTCCTCGTTCGGACGAATCACGCGCAAGACGTTCAAACCGTATCGATTGCGGAGACGGCTCTCTTTCAAACAGCGCCCGATGAGCGGGCTGTCAGCCGGTATCGTAAAGATGACGACCCCCGCCTCTTTCCCGTAGACGTCTCTCGGTGAGACGTGCTCATAACGCAACCCTTCTTGTCGCGCGATGCGATGGACGTCTTCTTCGGCCCCACTGACGAGCAGACGTCCCTCATGGAGCACCGTGTCCGCCCGCGCGGCGTGAAGGCGGTGGACCAACCCTTTTCTCCGTTCTCCGAGCACTGTCAGCCCGTGGCGGGACCATAACGTCTCGCGCAGCTCACGACCGATGAGCGGATGCCCTTTCCGGACATGGAACGCATATACGCTCAGCGGCGGCATCATCGGATGAGGTGCGACCGATTCCGGTACGTCACCAACATCCAACAACCGATTTCCTATCACGTAAAAGTAAAGCAAACCGACCGCGGCTGCGACGAGACCGATCGGCAAGAGCGAGAAGAAGCCTAACGTCTCGCCCCCGGCACTCCGGAGCGCCTCTGCGGCGACAAGGTTCGGCGGGGTTCCGATAATCGTCATCGTGCCGCCTATACTCGAGAAAAATGCGAGCGGCATGAGCAATTTCGCCGGACTCGTCCCCATCTGGCGCGACATGGCGAGAACGACCGGGATCAAGAGCGCGACCGTCCCCGTGTTCGACATGAGGCTCGACAGTACCGTCACTGTGACCATGAGGACGAAGAATAGACGCACCTCGCTCCCTTTCGCATACGGGATGAGCGCGGCTCCAAGACGCTCGGCGAGACCGGTATGAAACAGACCCGCGCCGACGATGAACAATCCGGCAATCATGAGG
Encoded here:
- a CDS encoding HTH-type transcriptional regulator Hpr; translated protein: MDHEKEFTGPEAMLYSHKIIQLSKALWKTVEKDWQNWIKPFDLNINEHHILWIAHALGGASISEIAKYGVMHVSTAFNFSKKLEDRGLLTFSKKETDKRNTYVQLTPEGEALLLETIHAFDPEENGVFRASLPLQELYGKYPDLTDITAIVRRLYGDNFMDIFAETSKMITEEAGRRPEEDEVTKEA
- a CDS encoding DUF1878 family protein, with product MSLEEKVKQLSYQMELLMKSVDWSDRPFEYEIIRANLTKEDVEAFHTLLEEIRQQQNEQGRYGLSSVEPLLVSFVGMLHPALDPEKILAACVKQQIELDVTEPLYQQVKLLS
- a CDS encoding peptidylprolyl isomerase — encoded protein: MSNGMTNEPKKQDKKFSTGALVGASALALVIGAGGTYAATNGGGASDDSTVVSFEGGEITRGEIANMSYDRMVPQLAFQETMNELLEKEYGDKVEQDKVDEEYSKTEEQFNSKEEFEQAIQQAGMTGTDEFKEALRGQMLVDAAKSELVDVTDEEIEAQFAKENVEVQASHILVETEEEAQDIIKQLNDGADFAELAKEKSTDTGSGAQGGDLGYFSAGAMVPEFEEYSFREDVVGEISEPVQSQFGYHIIKVVDRKEKDLKLEDEKDRIREELAAEKAASVDANKIYAELIEKYNVDVKDAKASQQFDAVKEAVKASEEAPAEESTEQ
- a CDS encoding HD domain-containing protein; its protein translation is MATKIGQLKVGDTLDQYVMIKQSYRGLAGNGKPYLTLILCDESGEIETKLWDSADTEKYAMKKIVHASGEVMDYRGRTQLKLKQISIIEGETDIAPYVRSAPVAKSELETTIRSYIESIRHDGMRQLVEAIVERNEEAYFTYPAAVRHHHAVYSGLAFHVMSMLKLAETMCDLYPQLNRDLLVSGVVLHDLAKVIELSDAITPEYTLEGKLLGHLSLMASEIEVIARELGTDREVVTLLQHLVLSHHGKPEWGSANAPQLPEAEMLFFIDNIDARMNMFDKAFEGVEPGTFTERVMALDNRAFYKPNL
- a CDS encoding CorA family divalent cation transporter; the encoded protein is MKWNWYTRPEESVHIDNRYEEAYTYWLDQLTTANVTKIIVGENYMYGSLTLDYEQLEREPQKVGHYFVGPDFLWTIGFGDLFCEVVKAKRYETPLEAFYELLAEKMDYYFHGIDEYEERLMIAQREMSGQVPPEFMNEIFGLRSEIERWSDTVVPYRELLQAGREAFLDLDLKQMKPYRLATYRVERLLGSIEHYQDDVIAMTDLAATLSNFRGNEIMKALTVFTALTTPVVAFGAIWGMNFKEMPELDWPLGYVFAWAMILVFTVVIQVWLKRKNWIGSLLQFPTQVNTKQAIRRQKDKTTNKSSV
- the dinB gene encoding DNA polymerase IV → MDRLIIHVDMDAFYASVEQRDRPHLRDKPVIVGGAPHSRGVVATCSYEARKYGVHSAMSSRRAFALCPQATFVKPRFQAYRQVSEQVMRIFKSVTPLVEPLSLDEAYLDVTENTLMSTSGTYVARYILGEIKRQTGLTASAGVAPSKFVAKIASGFDKPNGLTVVTAPEVETFLAPLSITAMHGVGKVTAQILFKHGFETIADLQRADSAQLKAIFGHDRGIQLYELAHGRDSRPVVPTRERKSIGSETTFAFDLDDPEEVYERVVPEIEDVLRQLDRRELSCQTVTIKIKTSEFQARSHQIKLNHPTHDHDEIKRLARRLFDEMGINEPVRLIGMTVSDLIPRTESTRQLTFEELTTPPLEE
- a CDS encoding YhzD family protein; translated protein: MAQYTITAFENDGTIVLNETLEATDDHEAKEKGLLRLREANHEGKGARIVRHGQMIYFERCKLPGKLKGTAS
- a CDS encoding SLC13 family permease, which codes for MILFFIGGWLRADLVALIGLLFLVLTNQLTPVEAMAGFSNTVVLMIAGLFIVGAGLFHTGLAERLGAALIPYAKGSEVRLFFVLMVTVTVLSSLMSNTGTVALLIPVVLAMSRQMGTSPAKLLMPLAFFSSIGGTMTIIGTPPNLVAAEALRSAGGETLGFFSLLPIGLVAAAVGLLYFYVIGNRLLDVGDVPESVAPHPMMPPLSVYAFHVRKGHPLIGRELRETLWSRHGLTVLGERRKGLVHRLHAARADTVLHEGRLLVSGAEEDVHRIARQEGLRYEHVSPRDVYGKEAGVVIFTIPADSPLIGRCLKESRLRNRYGLNVLRVIRPNEEIAMTKLKDVRLEQGDMLVAQGEWGDLEKVGDETHLLLANERVADVANRAVSERHQLAAGIIMAGMVALLVFEWVDPTVAVWMAALAMVLTGAVRHMDVAYQSIQWSSLLLIAAMIPVGKALENAGVMAWLVTWISESFGRSGPIWVLIAVFGATMILSQIISNTATAVLFAPLALSLATALEVSPVPLVVAVAIAASLAFMTPFGSPTNAMVFGIGGYRFIDFVKVGLPLQVVTAVIAILTILITFPF